The following proteins are encoded in a genomic region of Syngnathus acus chromosome 22, fSynAcu1.2, whole genome shotgun sequence:
- the LOC119116040 gene encoding papilin-like isoform X7, whose product MMLPLLLLQLVLAPALLVSAEDYWEGWGAYGPCSRTCGGGVMVRSRRCITHRNDGGYNCVGPDKSYLACNTQECPAGTKDYREEQCAQFDGADFKGSRYSWVPYYGAENPCELNCVPKGENFVYRHSATVKDGTPCHPGRLDICVEGVCRRIGCDNILDSNMQEDPCLQCGGQGQTCSLVRNTFNTQRLAPGYNQMFTIPAGATSISIREKHPSRNYLAVRNLQGDYYLNGHWSLEFTSAAQIAGTKLYYQRGVEGDNLPESIIGRGPTTEPLVVELISQEPNQGVEYEYYLPVGHPTEGYAWSFGSWSACSKECGIGYQSRAVYCSIDNEAVPDHLCPYYARPESNRTCNPQACPVTYAWRTSEWTDCNVACGGGFQYRGVDCLYNDESGPRVVEDAYCAQYTQAPTDQQKCNMQRCTDHPGSAIISYIPSENAVQCRTTTYGCCYDRTTPAAGPNGEGCRDPPAPFERSICSLPKAAGSCSSWTARYFFDVLSGKCTEFWYGGCHGNSNHFATQEECHRVCHEPNGNGNGNGNGNGNGNGNGNGNGDGDGNGNGHANGNGNGNGRTNGNGNGHTNGNGNGNGYTNGNGNGRSNGNGNGNGRTNGNGNGNGHTNGNGNGNGYSNGNGNGNGHPNGNGNGNGHPNGNGNGNGNGNGHPNGNGNGNGHPNGNGNGNGNGHPNGNGNGNGHPNGNGNDNGHPNGNGNGNGHPNGNGNGNGNGHPNGNGNGNGYSNGNGNGNGHGNGNGRPNGNGNGNGYSNGNGNGNGHPNGNGNGHPNGNGNGYSNGNGNGNGHPNGNGNGNGNGHPNGNGNGNGNGHPNGNGNGNGNGHPNGNGNGNGNGHPNGNGNGNGYSNGNGNGNGRTNGNGNGNGRTNGNGNGRPNGNGHTNGNGNGRSNGNGNGNGRNGNGHSNGNGNGNGNGNGNGYPNGNGNGRSNGYGQRANGNGNGNGNGEDYNGNGHDNGNGNGRSNGHTQRVASSVAHTAHKARFVLKARRPHFITVKKHLIPAASLTLPAQVKIDQSDPSAVEALAGQTVVLPCRVSPPPSSTVALQWSKDGAALTSRRHQQQPNGSLLLGPVSKSDEGWFLCVATKEQERDHRYVYLTVSEGASRPQPTSLPTDELSPGFTLERSAASLLEMRAGQAARLPCTVVPATSLRYVSIQWSRDGRTLSDSRFVQQLDGTLLIESLRTEDAGVYTCSASTQHQLEQRRVHLRVQAALRITKAPDNIQVPEGSTALLPCVASGVDVSIGWSRNGVPVRPDGRKVQVSADGSLILNNVQASDEGTYTCNAYAGIYSASASADVRLLKNVQTGGVMTSPSGTPCLDQPELANCELVVYAQLCANQYYAAFCCASCARQARSGDRLAR is encoded by the exons ATGATGCTGCCTCTGTTGCTCCTCCAGCTGGTCCTGGCTCCAGCCCTTTTG GTGTCCGCTGAGGACTACTGGGAGGGGTGGGGTGCATACGGACCATGCAGTCGGACCTGCGGCGGTGGTGTGATGGTCAGAAGCAGACGCTGTATCACCCACAG AAACGACGGAGGCTACAACTGTGTTGGACCTGACAAGTCTTACCTGGCCTGTAACACTCAG GAGTGTCCCGCGGGAACTAAGGATTACCGTGAGGAGCAGTGCGCCCAGTTCGATGGGGCTGACTTCAAGGGGTCACGTTACAGCTGGGTGCCTTATTACGGAG CCGAGAACCCCTGCGAGCTGAACTGCGTGCCAAAGGGAGAGAACTTTGTCTACCGCCACAGTGCCACCGTTAAGGACGGAACACCTTGCCATCCCGGACGCCTTGACATTTGTGTGGAGGGAGTCTGCAGG CGCATAGGCTGCGACAACATACTGGACTCCAACATGCAGGAGGACCCCTGCCTGCAGTGCGGAGGCCAAGGACAGACCTGCTCACTGGTCAGGAACACCTTCAACACGCAGCGTCTTGCTCCCG GTTACAACCAGATGTTCACCATCCCCGCTGGAGCCACCTCCATCAGCATTAGAGAGAAACACCCTTCACGCAATTACCTCG CTGTCAGGAACCTGCAAGGAGATTACTACCTGAACGGTCACTGGTCCCTGGAGTTCACCAGTGCTGCCCAAATTGCCGGCACCAAGCTGTACTACCAACGAGGCGTAGAGGGCGACAACCTTCCCGAGTCCATCATCGGCCGCGGACCCACCACCGAGCCCCTCGTCGTGGAG CTGATCAGCCAGGAGCCCAACCAGGGTGTGGAGTACGAGTACTACCTTCCCGTGGGACACCCCACAGAGGGATACGCCTGGAGCTTCGGATCTTGGTCCGCCTGCAGCAAAGAGTGCGGAATTG GCTATCAGTCCAGAGCCGTCTACTGCTCCATCGACAACGAGGCCGTGCCCGACCACCTGTGCCCGTACTATGCCCGACCCGAGAGCAACAGAACCTGCAACCCTCAGGCCTGCCCTGTCACCTACGC CTGGAGAACCAGCGAGTGGACCGACTGCAACGTGGCATGCGGAGGCGGATTCCAGTATCGCGGCGTGGACTGTCTCTACAATGACGAGTCGGGACCCCGCGTGGTCGAGGACGCCTACTGCGCTCAGTACACTCAGGCACCCACTGACCAGCAGAAATGCAACATGCAGCGCTGCACCGACCACCCCGGAAGTGCG ATCATTTCCTACATCCCCTCTGAGAACGCCGTTCAGTGCCGCACCACCACCTACGGGTGCTGCTACGACCGCACCACCCCTGCTGCCGGGCCCAATGGAGAGGGCTGCCGTGACCCACCCGCACCTT TCGAGCGCTCCATCTGCTCACTGCCTAAGGCCGCTGGATCCTGCTCCAGCTGGACGGCGCGCTACTTCTTTGATGTTCTAAGCGGCAAGTGTACCGAGTTCTGGTACGGAGGCTGCCACGGCAACAGCAATCACTTTGCAACACAGGAGGAGTGCCACAGGGTCTGCCACGAGCCTAATGGCAATGGAAACGGCAATGGAAACGGAAATGGAAACGGAAACGGAAACGGAAATGGAAATGGTGACGGTGACGGTAACGGTAACGGCCACGCCAATGGAAATGGCAATGGTAATGGCCGCACCAATGGAAATGGCAACGGCCACACCAACGGAAACGGAAATGGTAACGGTTACACAAACGGAAACGGTAACGGCCGCTCAAATGGAAATGGCAACGGTAATGGCCGCACCAACGGAAACGGTAACGGCAACGGCCACACCAACGGAAATGGCAATGGTAACGGTTACTCAAACGGCAATGGAAATGGTAACGGCCACCCCAACGGCAATGGAAACGGTAACGGCCACCCCAACGGCAATGGCAATGGCAATGGAAACGGTAACGGCCACCCCAACGGCAATGGAAACGGTAACGGCCACCCCAACGGCAATGGCAATGGAAACGGTAACGGCCACCCCAACGGAAATGGAAACGGTAACGGCCACCCCAACGGAAATGGAAACGATAACGGCCACCCCAATGGCAATGGAAACGGTAACGGCCACCCCAACGGCAATGGCAATGGAAACGGTAACGGCCATCCCAACGGCAACGGCAATGGTAATGGTTACTCAAACGGCAATGGAAACGGTAACGGCC ATGGAAACGGTAACGGCCGCCCCAACGGCAATGGCAATGGTAACGGTTACTCAAACGGCAATGGAAACGGTAACGGCCACCCCAATGGAAACGGTAACGGCCACCCCAACGGCAATGGTAACGGTTACTCAAACGGCAATGGAAACGGTAACGGCCACCCCAACGGCAATGGCAATGGAAACGGTAACGGCCACCCCAACGGCAATGGCAATGGAAACGGTAACGGCCACCCCAACGGCAATGGCAATGGAAACGGTAACGGCCACCCCAACGGCAATGGCAATGGAAACGGTAACGGCCACCCCAACGGCAACGGCAATGGTAATGGTTACTCAAACGGCAATGGAAACGGTAACGGCCGCACCAACGGCAATGGAAATGGTAACGGCCGCACCAACGGTAATGGTAACGGTCGCCCCAACGGTAACGGGCACACCAACGGAAATGGCAACGGTCGCTCCAACGGAAATGGAAACGGTAACGGCCGCAACGGTAATGGTCACTCCAACGGTAATGGAAACGGAAATGGAAACGGTAATGGAAATGGTTACCCAAACGGTAACGGAAATGGCCGCTCCAACGGATATGGACAGCGCGCCAACGGAAATGGCAACGGCAACGGAAATGGCGAGGACTACAACGGAAACGGCCACGACAACGGAAACGGCAATGGCCGCTCCAATGGTCACACCCAGAGGGTAGCATCCAGCGTGGCCCACACTGCCCACAAGGCCCGCTTTGTCTTGAAAGCCCGCAGGCCTCACTTTATCACCGTGAAAAAGCACCTTATCCCCGCAGCCAG TTTGACTTTGCCAGCCCAGGTCAAGATTGACCAGTCGGACCCGTCCGCCGTAGAGGCCCTGGCGGGCCAGACGGTGGTGCTGCCCTGCAGAGTCAGCCCACCGCCCAGTTCCACCGTGGCGCTCCAGTGGAGCAAGGACGGAGCCGCATTGACATCACGCAG ACATCAACAGCAGCCCAACGGTTCGCTGCTGCTCGGCCCTGTCAGCAAGTCGGACGAAGGCTGGTTCTTGTGTGTGGCCACCAAGGAGCAGGAAAGAGACCACCGCTACGTTTACCTGACTGTCTCAG AGGGAGCGTCCCGGCCGCAGCCCACCTCCTTGCCGACGGACGAGCTTTCGCCAGG GTTCACCCTGGAGCGCTCGGCCGCATCCTTGCTGGAGATGCGAGCGGGACAGGCGGCCCGACTGCCGTGCACCGTCGTACCCGCAACCTCACTCAGATACGTCAGCATACAATGGAGCCGAGACGGACGCACACTCAGCGACTCCAG GTTTGTCCAGCAGTTAGATGGCACACTGCTCATTGAGTCACTTCGGACTGAGGACGCCGGTGTGTACACTTGCTCCGCCTCCACGCAGCATCAGCTGGAGCAGAGACGCGTACATCTCAGAGTTCAAG CTGCCTTGCGGATCACCAAAGCTCCCGACAACATCCAAGTACCTGAAGGCAGCACGGCACTGCTACCCTGCGTGGCGTCGGGAGTCGACGTAAGCATCGGCTGGTCCAG GAACGGCGTCCCAGTGCGTCCGGACGGACGTAAGGTCCAGGTGTCTGCCGACGGGAGCCTGATCCTCAACAATGTGCAGGCATCCGACGAGGGCACCTACACGTGCAACGCCTACGCCGGCATCTACTCGGCCAGCGCCTCGGCTGACGTGCGCCTCctcaaaaatgtgcaaacag GCGGGGTTATGACATCACCATCGGGGACGCCGTGCTTGGACCAGCCTGAATTGGCCAACTGCGAGCTGGTGGTCTACGCCCAGCTGTGCGCCAACCAGTACTACGCTGCCTTCTGTTGTGCCAGCTGTGCCCGCCAAGCACGCAGCGGTGACAGGTTAGCTCGGTGA